In Pararge aegeria chromosome 7, ilParAegt1.1, whole genome shotgun sequence, the DNA window ctattaaccGCCTAGTTAGATGAAATACGGAAGTTTTAACAATCCAAGCGGACGCAGCCCTTCGCCACCTGCCGACTATTTTCAATAAACACCTCAGACTGTGAGTAATTAGAGGCAATATATCAACGAGTCGGATGCGCCATCTTGGAGAGTTTCCCGTGCTAATGAGCGCGCGAAAATAAACGTCACATTAACTTTTAAAATCGTAAGCACGAAGGTTGAGATTCGTATGAGCTTAAACGTTTGTCTTTGTAGTTTTTTGCTTAGagctcttttgtttttttttgtcattgcCGAGTAACGGTGATAACTGAATTATTTGGGGAATGTATTGATCGGAGAAACGTTTAATGTaatcaaaatataatgttaaagaATTATagcacattgtttttttttcttccactaaaagttagtccttgatttcaatgatgcagtctaagatggttgctGGCTAATTTAGCGTATCACTGCTGGGCACGGACCTCCCCTTTCATAGCAGAGAGGATTGTAGAGCATAGAACCACCTCGCTGCTGAGTGGGTTGGCGTACAAtgacgattattatcacatgttactGATATTAACCGGGACCGGATGCTTAACGAAATGcacctgtatttatttatgcaccgacacaatgtcatggacattggctgtgaatcaaTTATAcctaatcttaattattttttaacccccgacacaaaaacgacagggtgttataagtttgacgtgtctgtgtgtgtgtgtttgtcagtctgtggcattgtatttcccgaacggatgaacagattttgatgtgggttttttttatttgaaaggtatATTAGtctggagtgttcttagctaatGTTTGATGTAAATCGGTCCAAAGTTGCCACAAAATGGGGAAtcacatattttttcttaactCCTTCAgtatgggtattaaatgaaagggcaTGACTTGTAGAATAATTTACAAGATACTAAAAGTCGGGGATTgttagattttaaatttataaattaatagtagTGTGATTCACAGGGTCATGCAGCTCTCGAGGTAAGAGGGCAAGGACTGCCTTCAGCGCACAGCAGATTAAGAGTCTGGAAGCTGAGTTCGAGAAGAACAGATACCTCTCTGTCGCGGCGAGAGGCAGGTTGGCGAGACAGCTCAGGCTCACGGAGACACAGGTAAGAGAAAAAATCGGCTACGTGCGAGTATCCGTCGACACACGGATGGTTCcgtgcaattttatttttttattcattggcCCATCACTGTTATCTAACCTAATTTAGGCTTAACTGTTttgggtatagcagttatattaaacccatacggTCAAAGCGTCaccgtacaggaacgctaagtcgcttgtCAATACGTTATTGACGGAGGGTTGGTAAGCAGCCAATGTAGAAGCCTCCTTCCGCACCAGACCGGAGATAATTCCgatataataaattcccaagcTGACCTTCTcaggattgaacccgggaccatCCACTTATAGGACCACCACCACGCCAGACAGGTCGATAAATCATCACTAACACGTGCCAACTCGGATTAAAGCAGCGGCAGTGAGTGGTGGGTCTAAACTTTAATCACAAATTATGCACTATTATAAGCAGGAGGTCTGTGTGTGTGGAGGTCggtcccagcagtgggacgttaaagagctttagttttaacttggAACCTTGTTGGTGGCACTCGGCTGGACGGGCGTACCGACCATGAAAGGGATACAATGATGGTTTCGTCTTTACATATTGAGAGTCTCCGGTTATTTTCTAgttcattttgacggccgattggcgcagtgagccgcgacccggctttctaagtccaaggctgtgggttcgattcccacaattggaaaatgtttatgtgatgaacataaatgtttttcagtgtctgggtgtttatctgcattttataagtattacatcgtacccataacacaagctacgcttactttggggctagatggcgatgtgtgtattatcctagtatatttatttattttatttagtctgatatagatataaataaacaataaataaccagcgtgaattaaaataaaagataagatAAACTAGCCCGCAAATTAGTTTGCtattttcggtttttttttaattacttgtttCCCAGGAGAAATAGTATTTATGTTCGTTTCCAGGATGTAAGCGTATGCGAAATTTCACCGAGATGGGTTTAGGTAATAAAGGGTATATATACTATGTgctaatgtttatttatatcggtgcagtggttacgtcgaatataggtaacaaacaaacatacacacttttatatataattattgacggaccgagcagaGGTCCCACCTGATTGTACGTAGAAAACcatcggctataaacagagtaacacttcgctgGCCATGCACGGAACACCCCTTAtaaaatgccgccctgtgtccaccaactTGTAGCGTAAGTGCTTAAGCCCCATGTGATTTCAATTTTCACTTGCAACAACGTCTTAAGAAAGGAACaaataatgctgcttggcggcggaaataagcatggcgcaAAAAACTTTGCTAGTAAAACTTCCGTATTAAATACGAGTATAAGTATGGATATAATAAATGTTCTTGTTCCAGATTAAAATTTGGTTTCAAAATCGCCGCACCAAATGGAAGCGGAAGTACACGAACGACGTTGAAATACTCGCACAACAATATTACAATAGCCTAGGCATTATAACGCCAAGACCTATGTTCGTAGGCGACCGACTATGGATTTTCAACTATCCCAATAGATTGCAACCCACCCAGCAACAACAGTGGGCAAAGTCACTCAACCACATCGCTAATGTACCACAAAGTCAAATCGTAGAACGAAACATGTTTAGGAATATACCAAAACCGGACATGCCATTTTTGTTACCGTCCGCGTATTCGAACGAGAGGTCTTTTTTGAACATCGAACGCGTACCTAACCTCAAAGTTCCCGCGCAAACTCGTCTGTCATCTGTGCCCAGGGAAATCTATTCCAATATGGCAACCGCTCAAAGGAGCATGgatgtgtataaaaataatattttaagtatcaaCCCTAGTCAGGAATCGAATGTTGACCATTTAAGAAGACTGGAGGAAAATTTTAGTATCTAAGCATTTCTTTATGTTTTCATAGTAATTTATGCtcagtattaaatttttaaaaacgtaATTTGTTTATGTTACTTATTTCGTTcctttatgattttaatatattgttattatggAGCTTGGGTTACCTACTGTCtaccattattattttttgaaaatagcaATGACTCATAAAATCTTTATTGTTAATTAAGGACTATAAGCGTCAAAACAAATCAGTATTATGACATAAATAACCATAATCATCTAAAATATCAGTTTATTTGAGATAAAATTTCAGCATATTAGTTTTATAACTCTTTTCGAGAGGAGCGCCAATGTTAAGTTCTGCCCCACCTTGTGTACCTATTGTAGTAATTGCACGCCGCATAGCCGCGCTACCATAGACTAGAGACATTATTCTCCCCGGTAAAgaatatttatctttttcaaCAGCTTTATCGATAGTTCTTTAAGCATGGGAGCATTACTGGacataatttccaaataatatacgtgaaCGGTAAACGGGCGTAAATTTCTCCTATTTCCTGTTGCactgctttggcaggtggacgggttaattttatatcttgtcaggagatataatcaaaattttacCTATGCTTGCCGTGCAGGAGTCTTCGCGACACTCAGGACTTAAGATACAACACCTAAACATTCCATATCCCTTCAAACCATTTGGGATTTATCTCGGCGCCTGCAACGTAAAACATTGCATTACCCCCATGTCGAACAACCTACTTAGTATTACTAATTGCTAATCACAAGAAATATCGGGATTACATAATAAGTAAGTGATAACATTATAAACGTTACAccatttttaagtatataaacttaatttttatcatcGGAAATCATTCAATCATCAAATTTTATCGAgttcatattattttgttttataaatataattcaaaatggTTTCAGCGACATTTGCGATCTGTGTATCAGCATTATTCTTGCAGGTAAACAACTAtacattaaatacctacttaaattacATTCCCTCTTAGGTGTTGCCCTTTTATGTACATACCTTaccttatatttttgtatgtaagtTACATCATCCGACCATAACTACTAAATGAGTGAACATGGCTGCATACCCTAAAAGTAACGTTACGAAATACGAAACTGcccatattttaacaaaaatgtatGGCGTATtcgtacatattattatatattcgaaAACCATGCAATATGGCAAGGAGATATATTGCATCTTAGATACGatcaaaaaatactttttcccGGAAAATTATAGTGATCCCACGGAATTCATTTAAACAAAGCTAGTTGACAAAATGTAATATGTGTCCGtcttttactattattaactTCCACGTgttattcaagtttttttttaaatcccgtgtAGACCGTTTACGTTCTCCAAGGTAAACGTTAAATGTTAAATCCGACACAAGCAATCGATCTTTATAGAAATTTCGCCGAGATCGGTGCTCGATCGATCGATGAGTAGAACATAATATGTAACAATCCAATACACTTTCGACTTACTTTTTTACCATTATACCTTAAGTAAGGATTGACTAAAACTAGAAGCTGGCCAAATGTGAGTGGCAGTGGCTTTATATTACAGTATATAAAtagatgttaatttattttcagacaATATCAGCCCAATTCAGACGACCATTTGGCGTTCAACCTATAGCGAACCCGATCCCAGAAGCTTTGCCAAACAATCTCGCATACACAATGCCATACGGCCCAATAGCAGAGCCAATGCTTCAAGCCATACCGGAAAACTCTGCGACTTTCAACGGTGGAGGCTTCAAAGTCACTAGTTATTCTTCAGTTGGCCCAACTGGCTTAAACGTTCAATCAGATAACTTGGCTGTTGAAGGGCCTTTGGCTGTAACTGGAAAGCTGCCTTTCTTAGGAGTAGTTACAGTGGAAGGTCCCTTACCCGCGGTTGGCCAAGGTTCCGTGGCATATGAGTGTGGCAACGGTAATGTTGGAATCGTTTCCGAGGGTGCTGTTGGCGATGGGCTTGGCGTATCCGCTGGCCTGACTGGCCTTGGCTATAACGGCATTAGTAATGGAATGCCCGTTGGACGTTATTAGCTTTAAAGTTGTTTTATAAGTTGTTGTTAATgttataagttttttaaattatatcaataaagaATGTGATCCATAATTATTTCTTTCACTCATTAATTAATGAAGACGGGGggatttattaagtatttagtatatttatttattagttttattatttattttactggatACTCCTAATGTAAGTTATCTTTTCTTATTTGTTACAAATAAGAAAAGATAACTTACATTCATGGTTCATGGATAGTAAAAACTTGGAAGCGATGATAGGTCACAACCGAAAAAAGAATTTCCaaagttgcccgcgacttcaagACTCCCGGGATACAGAATATAGGTACTCGTGTGTCTGTCTCCAGGATACAATGTCTATAGAAATAGCCAATTAAATTTCGACAAACCAGcgcataggtaacaaaggctGATTTTGTAATACCCACTGGAACGTTTCTCGTATACTTTTCCGGGATATAATAttctccagaatgcaagctatacATGAGCCAAATTTTGTCAATACCTGTGTAGTTTCGTAGTCGAACTTAGGTGAAAacgaacaaaaaatatataaaacggtGCAAAAACGACCATTACATCTTTATGTTCTCCTTACTTTTagtggttgcctggaagagatcatcatcacagtgataaggccgcccttacACCCTATATTTGTTTTTCTCTTATTACTTGATaaagagttttattataattaaagtttagCAAAgttataatctatatctatacttataataaaactgtaactggaagatttctgtacatttgatatattttgaaaattttgaccgtgggatgctttataatcgataccgagtcctaaaccgattttgatttagtttttgtctgtccgggcatcacataGTAGttatagctgatattccgggtcaacatatagaatactttttatcccgataagtTAAAGTTAGTTAAAGGAAGtttaagtttcctccgggaattgggatgaaaatattcatcaattttgCTTAATAGCTCTCCGTTAAATTTCaaccgattttattattattttttatttatcaagcatgttttgtcttattttaaagaagatctgataaataatgTTAGAGATACAGGAcgtaactcttcacagataacagcaactCGCAAGGCATATGAAACAACTGTTATAACCCATTTGGTGCAggcgaagttgcgcgggtcatttagtattttataaaatacaatctTTTATCGTTTGTATTGTGTTTGGTTTAATAAACCAGCTGCGCCCTCCGATATTTACTGCAGTGAATAAGTCGTTAGGTTGTTTTATTAGATatgggatagaagcaggcgtaactttgcggaaatccatgatatattactatactctgcgaaaagcaggaattaataatttcttcaaccaaTTAtctatcttcggcaatgtaccctctacgcacgtttcggagcatcctcaagagatgttcattttacaatgaataattgttaaatcaacATTTCCTCCATCAGTTTTTGTGCTTTATTAGAAGTTAGTTGGTGGGTACGTAAACTCAAGGACAAtttttggtgtaaaaatacgGTTTTTCTTGGAAACCAGTCTcggaaattttatgtttttccaGGGCCAAAAGTAATCcccgtcctttcaaataactcaaagtaataacccaaaggatattagagatatacttacttatctTATGCAACATCCGGATGTTGCataagataagtatatctctaatATCCTGGATCTTACCGGTACCATCATAGTACAAACAACTTTTAATACCTCCGTcgccagtatatacgactcttgttgcgccacaatatttcgttaagtatataTCGTttccataataaataatctattccCATTTTGTAACGTTATTTTaccataatttaataatttacgtAATCTCCTTATCTCAaccaatcaatcaaatccatgctaacttttctttcccgctaatagatcttgtcaaactcgcgtcaccGCCATAGATCATATACTTTTCGTTGAGAATCTagtaaaggccattattctattttcaaagcactatgaatatattatcaatgagtatacaatctatggtttgttgatatatttaatatattaatcgaGTTTATCCTAGATAAATACTATTACCTAACACGTGCAATagctattttttaaaaagaaaaaaaacagatcttttgataaaaacaaaagtttatttataaaaactatagTAACACTTCAGTACCAAGGGCCAGTACACGCGCTATATCCTGGTTGGCCGTAACCTCCAGGACGGCCGTACGCTCCAGGGTAGCCGTACGGTCCGGCGAGACCGTCGTAAGCGAGGCCGGAGTAGCCGAAGCCAGCGGCGAGGTCCTCGCTGATCATCGCCACGTTGCCGTTCCCGCAGCCATACGTGACGGCACCGCCTCCGACGGTGGGCAGGGCGCCTTCCAGAGCCACGGCGCCCAAGAACGGGATAGCGCCGGTCACAGATAGCGGGCCCTCGTACGCGTTCTCTGACGTCATGTACACCCCAGTGGGTGCGATGGGCGACGCACTGGTCACAGTCAAACCTCTGCCATTGGACGCGGCGAGCGCAGCCGGTCCGAATCCATTGCCGAACGGCACCGTCCATGCAGATTCGCAGATGCCAATTGGAGCGATAGTTTCACATGGTGCGGCTACTGGAGCGATGGTTTCGCATGAAGCGGCCCATGGAGCGACGGCGCCTGCCCATCCGTATCCTCCGGCGATATCTAGTCCGTTATACGCTCCGATATATTGAGCTGAGATGGActggaaatgaaaaaaaaacaatattaatatcggATACTTATGGCGGTATAATATAATTCGTGTCGGAAGATTTCAGCTGTGCTTAGCTACCAATCCTACGGACATAGACGTgttgcctagtgatttaggtttTGAGAAAATTCTTAGATTTCCAATTTGCCCTTGCCGGGGACAGCGCTTACAGTAGccccagggaggtcgacaaaagaAACGTCGGAGGTAGAAAGTACGTAGGAGGATCGGGATCAATAAGCGAGAATACAATAGATGATGTTTTCGGTGCAATGCAATTTAAAATGGTTTCTCTAAAACTATTGGGTGGGTCTAGAACTTCTGAGTCCTAGAAATTCTGAATTAGTCCTacttaatattagaaatgcgaaagtttgtaaggatggatggatgaatgaatTGTGTTTTATACTCTTTCTCGTAAAAACTACTGTaccaattttaatgaattttagaaaggagatagattataccctgtgTTAACTCATAGGCtgcttttatcccggaaaaatacgGTTCTcacaggattcatgaaaaatcaaaaaaccgcgtacgaagctgcgggcaacagctgttCTTGTATAAATTTTTGACTGTTTACCTGGATAAGTGCCAAAGCACAGACAGTAAGGGTAAGCTtgtacattttgtttatttcgatCACAATGGACTGAGGTGAATGATTTCAGAACACAAAACTATGTTTTTATACCGTCTAGGCTTATCGGGTCTATACATTTCTGAGTATATTAGGACATACTTTATTGTATAACTGCATTATGTAAAACTATCTGAACTGGGGACATCGTTTGGAGGACCATTGGGGTCataaggtgctggagtggtgaCCCTGCACTAGAAACCTCAGGGTCGACCCTCTACTAAGTTTTGACAAGCCCTCTGCACGCagtgttaaataaatagatatactacgacgatacataTCGCCACCCCTAAAGCGTAGCTTggttataggtaggtactaagataactgatgaatatttttatgaataaaatacataaatacttataatatatagataaacacccagactttGAAAAAAATTCTAGTCCTTGAAAAGTGTAGTAAATTCACTTTTTATGTGTGCCTGGGAACTTTATAGGTTAACTTGTATGGTGGAAGGCTTCTGCTGTGGCAAGTTACCACTTTACCGACAAAGCCGCTACCGTACGTAGaacccgattaggggtatttaatttaactggcatacccctaacaggttagccccttACCATCTCAAACTGCATAGTGCTATAATGCAGGTTGTAGTCAAGGtttatcttgtagtggaataataaaaaatcttgtgGGCATTGACCTAagtctgagtccagggccgtgggtttgatgcccacaactgaaaaatgttcgtgtgatgaacttgaatgtttttcagtgtctgggtgtttatctgtatattataagtatttatttatatttattcataaaaatatttatcagctatcttacaacccatatcacaagctatgcttactttggggctagatggcgatgtttgtattgtcttggtgtatttatttatttaaaaaatcatttatttcttatagACCTATGAGCCTAATACCAgaactttttcaacatcaagCATGTCTTCTTGTAGTGACCATCAGGGTTTTAAGGCGGACTCCACCAGTCAGATGGACAGACTAATAGCGGGGGCTTAATAATAGGGTCCAGGCCATCCTTCGGTTATAATTCTAACAATGAACCTAGCAACAGTTTCGAAAAACGTTATCACAATTTCACTACATTTTCATTACAAGATAATTACTTCATTATGCTACGTtattttacaaagaaaaaatgtatgtaacaaacgataaactatttatataaaaaggtaAACAATGCGTGTCAAATATCATTCAACTTACAAAAACCCAATTAACTACAAACATGTACAAGGCTATAGTTCTGTTCTGCGCTTCTGCGCTTGTTCAGGTAattcttctattttatttaaaaatgaaatgctTTATTGGCTTTCAATGCAGTTTCCAGGTTTGATGAATCAGAGAATTTCACCGCCATCTTTAACCTGTGCCCCACAGTGGGATATTATTGTATTGATGTTGATGTACAGGCTCCATGGAAAAGGTTTTGTGGCCATAGA includes these proteins:
- the LOC120625281 gene encoding barH-like 1 homeobox protein; amino-acid sequence: MDELKSESIDTNMDTQNQAKADKSEVKLPFSIDNLLADKFVSDKNEASTSDYLVYKEPAYDDDGDGDAISSCSEQLDVESSTAGDAQEFLDAKPADYASGSCSSRGKRARTAFSAQQIKSLEAEFEKNRYLSVAARGRLARQLRLTETQIKIWFQNRRTKWKRKYTNDVEILAQQYYNSLGIITPRPMFVGDRLWIFNYPNRLQPTQQQQWAKSLNHIANVPQSQIVERNMFRNIPKPDMPFLLPSAYSNERSFLNIERVPNLKVPAQTRLSSVPREIYSNMATAQRSMDVYKNNILSINPSQESNVDHLRRLEENFSI
- the LOC120625431 gene encoding chorion class B protein PC10-like isoform X1, with product MYKLTLTVCALALIQSISAQYIGAYNGLDIAGGYGWAGAVAPWAASCETIAPVAAPCETIAPIGICESAWTVPFGNGFGPAALAASNGRGLTVTSASPIAPTGVYMTSENAYEGPLSVTGAIPFLGAVALEGALPTVGGGAVTYGCGNGNVAMISEDLAAGFGYSGLAYDGLAGPYGYPGAYGRPGGYGQPGYSACTGPWY
- the LOC120625429 gene encoding chorion class B protein M2807-like; translation: MVSATFAICVSALFLQTISAQFRRPFGVQPIANPIPEALPNNLAYTMPYGPIAEPMLQAIPENSATFNGGGFKVTSYSSVGPTGLNVQSDNLAVEGPLAVTGKLPFLGVVTVEGPLPAVGQGSVAYECGNGNVGIVSEGAVGDGLGVSAGLTGLGYNGISNGMPVGRY
- the LOC120625431 gene encoding chorion class B protein PC10-like isoform X2, encoding MYKLTLTVCALALIQSISAQYIGAYNGLDIAGGYGWAGAVAPWAASCETIAPIGICESAWTVPFGNGFGPAALAASNGRGLTVTSASPIAPTGVYMTSENAYEGPLSVTGAIPFLGAVALEGALPTVGGGAVTYGCGNGNVAMISEDLAAGFGYSGLAYDGLAGPYGYPGAYGRPGGYGQPGYSACTGPWY